The Longimicrobium sp. genome has a segment encoding these proteins:
- a CDS encoding PIN domain-containing protein has protein sequence MARNRVFLDASYAIALSVETDAHHSAAVQLSRQLESRATFVTTRAVLLEIGNALARSQFRRGLVNLLTDLEADPDVEIVPLSDELYAKGLTLLRTRPDKRWGLTDCISFVVMQERGLLEALTADEHFRQAGFQPLLRNLAN, from the coding sequence ATGGCGAGGAATAGAGTCTTCCTCGACGCCTCCTACGCGATCGCGCTATCCGTGGAAACGGACGCGCATCATTCGGCCGCCGTCCAACTCTCTCGTCAGCTCGAATCGCGAGCGACGTTCGTGACAACGCGCGCGGTTCTGCTGGAGATCGGAAACGCGCTTGCACGAAGTCAGTTCCGTCGGGGATTGGTGAACCTGCTTACCGACCTCGAGGCGGATCCCGATGTCGAGATCGTACCTCTGTCTGACGAGTTGTACGCAAAGGGGTTAACCCTGCTGCGGACCCGACCGGATAAGCGGTGGGGTCTTACCGACTGCATCTCGTTCGTGGTGATGCAAGAGCGCGGATTGCTAGAGGCACTCACCGCTGATGAGCACTTCCGCCAAGCTGGCTTCCAACCGTTGCTCCGCAATCTGGCCAACTGA
- a CDS encoding ABC transporter ATP-binding protein yields the protein MLIVEDLSKTYRSGGQQLAAVTNVTFRVDAGETVAIVGPSGSGKTTLLGLLAGLDRPSGGTVRLDGTDIGGLSEDQRAVLRRERIGFVFQSFQLIPTLTARENVEVPLQLRGQRSNGRADELLARVGLGGRGHHFPAQLSGGEQQRVAIARAFVHEPRILFADEPTGNLDAATGQRVIDLLMELNRELGTTLVLVTHDADLASRARRVIRLSDGRVVSDERSGEP from the coding sequence GTGCTCATCGTAGAAGATCTGTCCAAGACGTACCGCAGCGGCGGGCAGCAGCTGGCCGCGGTGACGAACGTAACCTTTCGGGTGGACGCGGGGGAGACGGTGGCAATCGTCGGACCGTCGGGGAGCGGCAAGACGACGCTCCTGGGCCTCCTCGCGGGGCTCGACCGCCCCAGCGGCGGCACCGTGCGGCTCGACGGCACCGACATCGGCGGGCTGAGCGAGGACCAGCGCGCGGTGCTGCGGCGCGAGCGCATCGGCTTCGTCTTCCAGTCGTTCCAACTCATCCCCACGCTCACCGCGCGCGAGAACGTGGAGGTGCCGCTGCAGCTGCGCGGCCAGCGCTCCAACGGCCGCGCGGACGAGCTCCTGGCGCGCGTGGGGCTGGGCGGGCGCGGCCACCACTTTCCCGCGCAGCTCTCCGGCGGCGAGCAGCAGCGCGTGGCCATCGCCCGCGCGTTCGTGCACGAGCCGCGCATCCTCTTCGCCGACGAGCCGACGGGGAACCTCGACGCGGCCACCGGGCAGCGGGTGATCGACCTGCTGATGGAGCTCAACCGCGAGCTGGGGACCACGCTCGTGCTGGTGACGCACGACGCGGATCTCGCCTCGCGCGCGCGG
- a CDS encoding arylesterase, whose amino-acid sequence MSTLLRRFLIVVPTFCTLILGCGPEDRKPSSQAPEDTAAISANDGSAEDPTGSAARTAGRRVVMFVGTSLTAALGLDPDLGFPARVQAKIDSAGLPFEVVNAGVSGEVSAQARDRVAKWLVKQPFDVMVLETGANDMLQGLSLAALQRNIQQIVDTVRKVRPDARIVLAGMVAAPNLGERYGREFRAVYTGVAERDSLPLIPFLLDGVAGHAELNLGDGIHPNEQGQRIVAANVWKVLEPVLREQAAKAAAGGP is encoded by the coding sequence ATGAGCACGCTGCTCCGCCGGTTCCTGATCGTTGTGCCGACCTTCTGCACCCTGATACTCGGCTGCGGCCCCGAGGATCGCAAACCGTCGTCGCAGGCGCCGGAGGACACCGCCGCGATCTCCGCGAACGACGGCTCGGCGGAGGACCCCACCGGGAGCGCCGCGCGCACCGCCGGCCGCCGCGTGGTGATGTTCGTGGGTACGAGCCTGACCGCGGCGCTGGGGCTGGACCCCGACCTCGGCTTCCCCGCGCGCGTGCAGGCCAAGATCGACTCGGCCGGCCTGCCGTTCGAGGTGGTGAACGCCGGCGTCAGCGGCGAGGTCTCCGCCCAGGCGCGCGACCGCGTGGCGAAGTGGCTGGTGAAGCAGCCGTTCGACGTGATGGTGCTGGAGACGGGCGCCAACGACATGCTGCAGGGCCTCTCGCTCGCCGCGCTGCAGCGCAACATCCAGCAGATCGTGGACACCGTGCGGAAGGTGCGGCCGGACGCGCGCATCGTGCTGGCGGGGATGGTGGCGGCGCCGAACCTGGGCGAGCGCTACGGCCGCGAGTTCCGTGCGGTATACACCGGCGTCGCCGAGCGCGACTCCCTGCCGCTGATCCCGTTCCTGCTCGACGGCGTGGCGGGCCACGCGGAGCTGAACCTGGGCGACGGCATCCACCCCAACGAGCAGGGCCAGCGTATCGTGGCCGCCAACGTCTGGAAGGTGCTCGAGCCCGTCCTCCGCGAGCAGGCGGCCAAGGCGGCGGCGGGCGGTCCGTAA